The following are encoded in a window of Manihot esculenta cultivar AM560-2 chromosome 8, M.esculenta_v8, whole genome shotgun sequence genomic DNA:
- the LOC110620918 gene encoding pentatricopeptide repeat-containing protein At5g06540 translates to MNSSSLVSRTLKLKNPKLLLLESCSTLLDLKIIHAHMIRTHTIFDVFAASRLIAFSTENNLLDYALQIFYQIQNPNLFIYNALIRGFSGSQTPVQSLYFYIQSQRVGIFPDNLTFPFLIKACTQLGSLDMGIQAHGKVITHGLEADAYVQNSLVNMYATLGDIKAASYIFRTMSRLDVVSWSSMVAGYNKSGDVESARMLFDRMPEKNLVTWSIMISGYARNNLFDKAIELFQVLQSEGVQANETVMVSVISSCAHLGALELGERAHDYVVRNKMTINLILGTALVDMYARCGSIDKAVQVFEELPERDALSWTALIAGFAMHGHAEKAVQYFSEMIKTGLTPRDITFTAVLSACSHRGLVERGMEIFESMKRDYRIEPRLEHYGCVVDLLGRAGKLAEAEKFALEMPVKPNAPIWGALLGACRTYKNAEIAERVGKILIELQPEHSGYYVLLSNIYARTNKWDNVESMRQIMKERGVKKPPGHSLIEIDGKVHNFTIGDKTHPEIEKIEKMWEEILKKIRTVGYTGNTTDAMFDIDEEEKENALHKHSEKLAIAYGIMRTKAHTTIRIVKNLRVCEDCHTATKLISKVYERELIVRDRNRFHHFKGGACSCMDYW, encoded by the coding sequence ATGAACAGTAGCAGCTTAGTTTCAAGAACGCTAAAGCTAAAGAATCCAAAACTTTTGCTGTTGGAATCTTGTTCTACCCTCTTAGACCTGAAAATCATCCATGCCCATATGATAAGAACGCACACAATCTTTGATGTATTTGCAGCTAGTCGTTTAATTGCCTTCAGCACAGAGAACAATCTGCTAGATTATGCATTACAGATCTTTTACCAAATCCAGAACCCCAATCTCTTTATTTACAATGCATTGATCAGGGGTTTTTCTGGAAGCCAAACCCCAGTTCAGTCCTTGTATTTTTATATCCAATCACAAAGGGTAGGTATATTCCCTGATAATCTTACTTTTCCATTTTTAATCAAGGCTTGTACTCAGTTGGGGTCCTTGGATATGGGAATTCAAGCCCATGGCAAAGTAATTACGCATGGACTTGAAGCTGATGCCTATGTGCAAAACTCACTTGTTAACATGTATGCTACACTTGGGGATATAAAGGCTGCAAGCTATATCTTTCGAACTATGTCTCGGTTAGATGTTGTTTCTTGGTCTTCAATGGTAGCAGGTTATAATAAATCAGGAGATGTTGAGTCGGCACGCATGTTGTTCGACAGAATGCCTGAGAAGAACTTGGTTACATGGAGTATAATGATCAGTGGGTATGCAAGGAACAATTTGTTTGACAAGGCAATAGAATTGTTTCAAGTTCTTCAATCTGAAGGGGTTCAAGCAAATGAGACGGTAATGGTTAGTGTAATATCTTCATGTGCTCACTTAGGTGCCCTTGAATTGGGAGAAAGAGCTCATGATTATGTGGTGAGAAATAAGATGACTATCAATTTGATACTGGGTACTGCCTTGGTAGATATGTATGCTAGATGTGGAAGTATTGATAAAGCTGTTCAGGTTTTTGAGGAACTTCCTGAGAGAGATGCCCTAAGCTGGACTGCACTTATTGCTGGATTTGCAATGCATGGTCATGCAGAGAAAGCAGTTCAGTATTTCTCAGAAATGATAAAGACAGGGCTAACTCCAAGAGACATAACCTTCACTGCAGTTTTATCGGCTTGCAGTCACAGGGGTTTGGTTGAAAGAGGGATGGAGATTTTCGAAAGCATGAAAAGAGACTACCGTATAGAGCCTAGATTGGAGCACTACGGATGCGTGGTTGATCTGTTAGGCCGAGCGGGGAAGTTAGCGGAAGCTGAGAAGTTTGCCCTTGAAATGCCGGTAAAGCCCAATGCACCGATTTGGGGAGCATTACTTGGAGCTTGCAGGACATACAAAAATGCAGAAATTGCAGAAAGAGTGGGAAAGATTTTGATCGAATTACAACCAGAACATAGTGGCTACTATGTGCTGCTTTCGAACATTTATGCCCGGACGAACAAGTGGGATAATGTCGAAAGCATGAGACAGATAATGAAGGAAAGGGGAGTAAAGAAACCACCTGGACACAGTCTGATTGAGATAGATGGGAAGGTTCATAACTTTACCATAGGAGACAAAACACACCCAGAAATAGAGAAGATTGAAAAAATGTGGGAAGAGATTCTTAAGAAGATAAGAACAGTAGGATACACTGGAAACACTACGGATGCAATGTTTGACATAGatgaggaagaaaaagaaaatgcctTGCACAAGCACAGTGAAAAGCTTGCTATTGCATATGGGATTATGAGGACTAAAGCTCATACCACCATTAGAATAGTGAAGAACTTGCGGGTATGTGAAGATTGCCACACAGCTACAAAGCTGATATCTAAAGTTTATGAACGAGAGTTGATAGTAAGAGACAGGAACAGGTTCCATCATTTTAAAGGAGGAGCTTGTTCTTGCATGGATTACTGGTGA
- the LOC110620026 gene encoding F-box protein At5g06550 isoform X1: MLSCRNFLSKAIRKKNLKAKNKARKKNIARRKQDSIFKHQHLQEDQEIQDIEEESEGFSLKASAPSHTYGVQPLGNLYLNPGSVNSRNTGLGSLQTLSDELILDILGLLDGAHLGVLAAVSKSFYFFANHEPLWRNLVLDNLNNGFLFNGSWKSTYVAAFYPSFDISDMGTSNVKVRDFYSDYLFQSWLCANLDMKPEWLERDNIVRKNGISVEDFVLNFEEPNKPVLFEGCMDNWAALRKWDRDYLLKVCGDSKFAAGPVEMRLDEYFRYADQVREERPLYLFDPKFAEKVPTLGSEYEVPIYFREDLFSVLGNERPDYRWIIIGPAGSGSSFHIDPNSTSAWNAVIKGSKKWILFPPDVIPPGVLPSPDGAEVACPVSINEWFMNFYDATKHWKKRPIECICKAGEVIFVPNGWWHLVINLEESIAITQNYVSRRNLLNVLEFLKRPNASELVSGTRDRVNLHDKFKNAIESAFPGTINQLMQKAEEKNAQQKKLSFWDSVTDSNAGAFKFSF; the protein is encoded by the exons ATGTTAAGCTGCAGAAATTTTTTGTCTAAAGCAATAAGGAAGAAGAATCTAAAGGCCAAAAACAaagcaagaaaaaaaaacattgcCCGAAGAAAACAAGACTCCATTTTCAAACACCAACATCTCCAGGAAGACCAAGAAATACAAGATATTGAAGAAGAGTCAGAAGGGTTTAGCCTTAAAGCCTCAGCTCCTTCTCACACTTATGGGGTCCAACCACTGGGCAACCTTTACCTGAATCCAGGTTCTGTCaactccagaaacacaggtttAGGTAGTCTCCAAACTTTGTCTGATGAACTTATTCTTGACATTCTGGGGCTTCTTGATGGAGCCCACTTGGGAGTTTTGGCTGCTGTGAgtaaatctttttatttttttgctaaCCATGAGCCTCTGTGGAGAAATCTTGTATTGGATAATCTAAATAATGGGTTTTTGTTTAATGGGTCATGGAAATCTACTTATGTTGCTGCTTTTTATCCTTCATTTGATATCTCTGACATGGGTACATCAAATGTGAAAGTTAGAGACTTTTACTCTGATTATCTTTTCCAAAGTTGGTTATGTGCTAATCTTGATATGAAACCTGAATGGCTTGAGAGAGATAATATTGTTAGAAAGAATGGCATTTCTGTTGAGGACTTTGTGTTGAATTTTGAGGAACCAAATAAACCAGTATTGTTTGAAGGGTGTATGGATAATTGGGCTGCATTGCGAAAATGGGATAGGGATTATTTACTTAAGGTATGTGGGGATTCGAAATTTGCAGCTGGGCCAGTAGAGATGAGGCTTGATGAGTATTTTAGGTATGCAGATCAAGTGAGGGAAGAGAGGCCATTGTATCTTTTTGACCCGAAGTTTGCAGAAAAGGTTCCCACTTTGGGTTCAGAGTATGAAGTTCCAATTTACTTCAGAGAGGATTTATTTAGTGTTTTAGGTAATGAGAGACCGGATTATAGGTGGATCATAATTGGCCCAGCAGGATCTGGTTCATCGTTCCACATTGATCCTAATTCAACATCAGCATGGAATGCAGTGATAAAGGGGTCTAAGAAATGGATTTTGTTTCCTCCTGATGTGATACCACCAGGGGTGCTTCCAAGCCCAGATGGCGCAGAGGTGGCATGTCCTGTTTCTATAAATGAGTGGTTCATGAACTTTTATGATGCAACAAAACATTGGAAGAAAAGACCCATTGAGTGTATCTGTAAGGCTGGGGAGGTGATTTTTGTGCCCAATGGATGGTGGCATTTGGTGATCAACTTGGAAGAATCCATTGCCATTACGCAGAATTATGTCAGCAG GAGAAATTTGTTGAATGTATTAGAGTTTCTCAAGAGGCCAAATGCTAGTGAACTGGTATCTGGAACACGAGACCGTGTGAATTTGCATGATAAGTTTAAGAATGCAATTGAATCAGCTTTTCCTGGAACCATCAATCAACTGATGCAGAAAGCAGAGGAGAAAAATGCACAACAGAAAAAACTTTCCTTCTGGGATTCTGTAACAGATTCCAATGCTGGTGCTTTCAAGTTCTCTTTCTAA
- the LOC110620026 gene encoding F-box protein At5g06550 isoform X2, translated as MLSCRNFLSKAIRKKNLKAKNKARKKNIARRKQDSIFKHQHLQEDQEIQDIEEESEGFSLKASAPSHTYGVQPLGNLYLNPGSVNSRNTGLGSLQTLSDELILDILGLLDGAHLGVLAAVSKSFYFFANHEPLWRNLVLDNLNNGFLFNGSWKSTYVAAFYPSFDISDMGTSNVKVRDFYSDYLFQSWLCANLDMKPEWLERDNIVRKNGISVEDFVLNFEEPNKPVLFEGCMDNWAALRKWDRDYLLKVCGDSKFAAGPVEMRLDEYFRYADQVREERPLYLFDPKFAEKVPTLGSEYEVPIYFREDLFSVLGNERPDYRWIIIGPAGSGSSFHIDPNSTSAWNAVIKGSKKWILFPPDVIPPGVLPSPDGAEVACPVSINEWFMNFYDATKHWKKRPIECICKAGEVIFVPNGWWHLVINLEESIAITQNYVSRITISKA; from the exons ATGTTAAGCTGCAGAAATTTTTTGTCTAAAGCAATAAGGAAGAAGAATCTAAAGGCCAAAAACAaagcaagaaaaaaaaacattgcCCGAAGAAAACAAGACTCCATTTTCAAACACCAACATCTCCAGGAAGACCAAGAAATACAAGATATTGAAGAAGAGTCAGAAGGGTTTAGCCTTAAAGCCTCAGCTCCTTCTCACACTTATGGGGTCCAACCACTGGGCAACCTTTACCTGAATCCAGGTTCTGTCaactccagaaacacaggtttAGGTAGTCTCCAAACTTTGTCTGATGAACTTATTCTTGACATTCTGGGGCTTCTTGATGGAGCCCACTTGGGAGTTTTGGCTGCTGTGAgtaaatctttttatttttttgctaaCCATGAGCCTCTGTGGAGAAATCTTGTATTGGATAATCTAAATAATGGGTTTTTGTTTAATGGGTCATGGAAATCTACTTATGTTGCTGCTTTTTATCCTTCATTTGATATCTCTGACATGGGTACATCAAATGTGAAAGTTAGAGACTTTTACTCTGATTATCTTTTCCAAAGTTGGTTATGTGCTAATCTTGATATGAAACCTGAATGGCTTGAGAGAGATAATATTGTTAGAAAGAATGGCATTTCTGTTGAGGACTTTGTGTTGAATTTTGAGGAACCAAATAAACCAGTATTGTTTGAAGGGTGTATGGATAATTGGGCTGCATTGCGAAAATGGGATAGGGATTATTTACTTAAGGTATGTGGGGATTCGAAATTTGCAGCTGGGCCAGTAGAGATGAGGCTTGATGAGTATTTTAGGTATGCAGATCAAGTGAGGGAAGAGAGGCCATTGTATCTTTTTGACCCGAAGTTTGCAGAAAAGGTTCCCACTTTGGGTTCAGAGTATGAAGTTCCAATTTACTTCAGAGAGGATTTATTTAGTGTTTTAGGTAATGAGAGACCGGATTATAGGTGGATCATAATTGGCCCAGCAGGATCTGGTTCATCGTTCCACATTGATCCTAATTCAACATCAGCATGGAATGCAGTGATAAAGGGGTCTAAGAAATGGATTTTGTTTCCTCCTGATGTGATACCACCAGGGGTGCTTCCAAGCCCAGATGGCGCAGAGGTGGCATGTCCTGTTTCTATAAATGAGTGGTTCATGAACTTTTATGATGCAACAAAACATTGGAAGAAAAGACCCATTGAGTGTATCTGTAAGGCTGGGGAGGTGATTTTTGTGCCCAATGGATGGTGGCATTTGGTGATCAACTTGGAAGAATCCATTGCCATTACGCAGAATTATGTCAGCAG GATAACAATATCTAAAGCATAA
- the LOC110620616 gene encoding sodium transporter HKT1 — protein MKDSFPCFGKNLHGLCSSSTLRCQIVFFYRFILVLMNPFWIQLSYFICLSFLGFGVLKALKPRTHDSFTPKNLDLFFTSVSATTVSSMSTVEMEVFSNPQLIVLTILMFIGGEVFTSMVGLHLSKSQLKRRWKLGGLVSAAETHEIEITSTAEMKHDSENLESGNETIVQYDQVSLDIKMLKFSSIKFLSFVVLGYLLFVHFLGISLVLLYLAIVTSASSVLKTKGLNKVTFSFFTIVSTFASCGFVPTNENMIVFSKNSGLLLILIPQILLGNTLFPPCLRFSVWFLGKFFKKEESRYLLKSNEIGYLHWLPRLHSSLLVVTVFGFIMVQFILFCSMEWNSDALNGLNSLEKIMGIIFQVVNSRHTGETIVDLSIISPAILVLFIVMMYLPPYTSFVPINDNPEASGKGKKRRGKLLENIIFSQLSYLVIFVILVCITERNKMKQDPLNFSVLNIVLEVISAYGNVGFTTGYSCKRQLHPDSNCKDKWFGFSGKWSDQGKVILIVVMFFGRLKKFNMNGGRAWILL, from the exons ATGAAGGACTCGTTCCCTTGTTTTGGCAAAAATTTGCATGGTCTTTGTAGTTCCTCAACCTTGAGATGTCAAATAGTTTTTTTCTACAGGTTCATCCTTGTCCTAATGAATCCATTCTGGATTCAACTATCCTATTTTATTTGTCTTTCTTTTCTTGGTTTTGGGGTTCTAAAGGCTTTAAAGCCAAGAACCCATGATTCTTTTACTCCAAAGAACTTGGATTTGTTCTTCACATCTGTGTCTGCAACAACAGTTTCAAGCATGTCCACTGTTGAAATGGAGGTTTTCTCCAATCCCCAACTCATTGTTTTAACCATTTTGATGTTCATAGGTGGAGAAGTTTTCACTTCCATGGTTGGACTTCATTTGAGCAAATCCCAGCTCAAAAGAAGATGGAAACTTGGAGGAttagtttcggcagccgaaactcatgAGATTGAGATTACGAGTACTGCTGAAATGAAACATGATTCTGAAAATTTGGAATCAGGAAATGAAACTATCGTCCAATATGATCAGGTTTCTTTAGATATTAAGATGTTGAAATTCAGTTCAATAAAGTTCTTGAGTTTTGTAGTTTTGGGTTATCTTTTATTTGTTCATTTTCTAGGAATTAGCTTAGTTTTGCTTTATTTAGCCATTGTCACAAGTGCAAGTAGTGTTCTTAAAACCAAAGGACTCAACAAGGTgacattttctttcttcaccATTGTTTCAACTTTTGCAAGCTGTGGTTTTGTCCCAACAAATGAAAACATGATAGTCTTTAGCAAGAACTCAGGCCTCCTCCTAATTCTAATCCCACAAATCCTGCTGGGGAACACATTATTTCCTCCTTGCTTGAGGTTTTCTGTTTGGTTCCTGGGAAAATTCTTCAAGAAAGAAGAATCTAGGTACCTGTTAAAGAGCAATGAAATAGGGTATCTTCACTGGCTGCCGAGGTTGCACTCGTCGCTTTTGGTGGTGACTGTGTTTGGATTTATTATGGTTCAGTTCATATTGTTTTGCTCCATGGAATGGAATTCAGATGCTTTAAATGGATTGAATTCTTTGGAGAAAATCATGGGAATTATTTTCCAAGTGGTGAACTCGAGACATACAGGTGAAACTATTGTCGACCTCTCAATAATTTCACCGGCCATCTTGGTGCTTTTCATCGTCATGAT gTATCTTCCTCCATATACATCTTTTGTTCCCATAAATGACAATCCAGAAGCATCtggaaagggaaagaaaagaaGGGGAAAGCTTTTGGAGAATATAATATTCTCACAGCTTTCATATTTGGTCATTTTTGTCATCCTCGTTTGCATAACTGAAAGAAACAAAATGAAGCAAGATCCTCTCAATTTCAGTGTTTTGAATATTGTGCTTGAAGTTATCAG TGCATATGGAAATGTGGGGTTCACAACAGGATACAGCTGCAAAAGGCAACTACATCCTGACAGCAATTGCAAAGACAAATGGTTTGGATTTTCTGGGAAATGGAGTGATCAAGGCAAAGTTATTCTCATAGTGGTCATGTTTTTTGGAAGacttaaaaaattcaatatgaATGGAGGTAGAGCTTGGATACTTCTGTAA